The following proteins come from a genomic window of Aspergillus oryzae RIB40 DNA, chromosome 4:
- a CDS encoding glycoside hydrolase family protein (predicted protein) — MRLTSPMSLVMPMAILGISTIQGAAAKCSDGLVNVVFNIGHGGYTKQRWEKIHSASNWLTFNFGFDEKQIPMLGNNKTAVDDAIDAVNGPNPPDFMLTFNEPDNLYGSHPRKVILQPEEAANLIKPLLRRRGNHTKFIAPVPAFEKLTWLPEFFGNCSCQDAFSAYNVHIYNKTVDEAITRINAFHQKWNDKPLWITEIAPGQYTGACPNPVPWNHTTEFMRDIFAWGERTEWIHKIFWNSANEISCGDTNVAASFLLDFNDNPTPLLDPFNKLTCS, encoded by the coding sequence ATGCGTTTGACTTCTCCAATGTCGCTCGTGATGCCCATGGCGATCCTCGGAATATCGACCATTCAAGGGGCAGCGGCGAAGTGCTCAGATGGGCTTGTGAACGTTGTCTTCAACATCGGCCATGGTGGATATACAAAACAGCGATGGGAGAAGATCCACTCCGCTTCCAATTGGCTCACGTTCAATTTTGGATTCGATGAAAAGCAAATCCCGATGCTAGGTAACAACAAGACAGCTGTTGATGACGCTATTGATGCGGTAAACGGCCCAAATCCGCCAGATTTCATGCTCACTTTCAACGAGCCCGACAACCTATATGGCTCTCACCCGAGAAAAGTCATCTTGCAGCCTGAAGAAGCCGCCAACCTGATCAAGCCATTGTTGCGCAGACGCGGAAACCATACAAAGTTTATTGCACCCGTGCCGGCCTTCGAAAAGCTCACCTGGCTTCCCGAGTTTTTTGGAAACTGCAGTTGCCAAGACGCATTCTCAGCATACAACGTCCATATCTATAACAAAACTGTCGACGAAGCCATAACCCGAATCAACGCTTTCCACCAGAAGTGGAACGACAAGCCTTTGTGGATTACCGAGATTGCACCGGGCCAATATACAGGAGCATGTCCGAATCCCGTTCCCTGGAACCACACCACCGAATTCATGCGAGATATCTTCGCTTGGGGGGAGAGAACTGAATGGATCCACAAGATCTTTTGGAACTCAGCCAATGAGATCTCCTGTGGTGATACGAATGTGGCGGCCTCGTTCCTGCTTGATTTTAATGATAACCCGACGCCCCTCTTGGACCCTTTCAATAAGTTGACTTGTTCCTGA
- a CDS encoding serine hydrolase domain-containing protein (beta-lactamase class C and other penicillin binding proteins) gives MDSPASACSYEELHISNPTTQMSQLTPNVTGSLQARVDEACADQEKGIPGAVVVMVGKDGLEYFAHASGKRGYGSSEPMTLDNIFWIASCTKFITGIACMQLVEQGLLSLDDSAQVETICPELKRVQVLQDDGSLVDKRQGITLRMLLAHTAGFGYSFFNEKLRDYSKPVGYDEFSGSSYDMLQPLVNQPGERWEYGVNIDWAGLLVERVTGLSLNDYFHQNIFEPLDLHNISMFPNASMKSRLAHMNSRAPDGQLSPRDHLLRRPLIVEDARDIACCFNSGGAGCFAKPQEYCQILATLLNDGISPTTNKQILRKATVDLMFENQIPQFPNFAAQEIPPAKADLTNRIAHLYPSATPPGWGLTCMLTGGSTGRSAQTGHWAGLPNLWWWCDRPKGIAGMVCTQILPFADAQVLGLWSDMESLVYKGLDL, from the exons ATGGATTCACCTGCCAGTGCTTGTTCATACGAGGAGCTTCATATTTCCAACCCAACCACGCAAATGAGTCAACTGACCCCCAACGTGACCGGCTCTCTCCAAGCTCGGGTGGATGAAGCCTGTGCGGACCAAGAGAAGGGTATCCCTGGGGCCGTGGTGGTCATGGTGGGCAAGGATGGTCTGGAATATTTCGCCCATGCCAGTGGCAAACGGGGATATGGTTCGTCTGAGCCGATGACTCTCGATAATATTTTCTGGATTGCCTCATGCACCAAATTCATTACGGGCATTGCTTGCATGCAGCTTGTGGAACAGGGCCTTCTCTCATTGGACGATTCTGCTCAAGTCGAAACCATTTGCCCCGAGCTGAAGCGGGTCCAGGTATTGCAAGACGATGGAAGTTTGGTCGATAAGAGACAGGGGATTACATTGCGAATGCTTCTCGCTCATACCG CTGGCTTCGGGTACTCCTTTTTCAACGAAAAGTTACGAGACTATAGCAAGCCAGTAGGGTACGATGAGTTTTCGGGAAGTTCTTATGATATGCTACAACCGCTGGTGAACCAGCCAGGAGAGAGGTGGGAATATGGG GTCAATATTGATTGGGCCGGCCTTCTCGTGGAGCGCGTAACCGGTCTGTCCTTGAATGACTATTTCCACCAGAATATCTTTGAGCCTCTGGATTTGCATAATATTTCCATGTTTCCAAATGCGTCCATGAAGTCCAGACTGGCTCATATGAACTCACGGGCGCCGGATGGACAGTTATCACCACGCGATCACCTCCTTCGACGACCATTGATCGTGGAGGATGCTCGGGATATAGCCTGTTGCTTCAACAGCGGCGGGGCAGGCTGTTTTGCGAAGCCTCAAGAGTATTGTCAAATCCTGGCGACCCTTTTGAACGATGGTATATCTCCCACTACCAACAAGCAGATCCTACGCAAGGCGACGGTAGACCTCATGTTCGAAAATCAGATTCCCCAGTTCCCCAACTTCGCGGCACAGGAAATTCCACCCGCCAAAGCGGATCTCACGAACCGTATCGCTCATTTGTATCCATCCGCAACCCCTCCAGGCTGGGGGCTCACTTGTATGCTTACTGGGGGGAGCACTGGCCGTTCAGCACAGACTGGCCATTGGGCGGGACTTCCTAatctttggtggtggtgtgaCAGACCCAAGGGGATTGCGGGCATGGTCTGTACGCAGATACTTCCATTTGCAGATGCTCAAGTGCTGGGGCTCTGGAGCGACATGGAGTCGTTGGTGTACAAAGGTCTTGACTTGTAG